A genomic window from Paenibacillus sp. FSL K6-0276 includes:
- a CDS encoding restriction endonuclease: MFEKIENNKIMAFCVDCEIERIYKAEELKYRTSFQKIIDENKVIMRKYKDNLASELVKYLAKKMFACILGVGLMFGVMGWWASIFIQIALISVEALAQRFLGWQFYKGFDDYWISASIFIVIIFIFFWRDDEMKMPEPQLIPELVPPDRKIINDDVLIEAEKQISIVTAYKKRILEEYILIASDIHEVDKMEGVEFELFLADVFRRKGYMVKLTPASGDYGVDLIIMKGESEIAVQCKRYSGTVGVSAVQEVFAGKSFYDCNEAMVVTNSTLTAPAAKTARKLGVTLWDRSRLIEELAQTQASIEFEHYLERYYA, translated from the coding sequence ATGTTTGAGAAAATCGAGAACAACAAAATCATGGCATTTTGCGTGGACTGCGAGATTGAACGCATCTATAAAGCGGAAGAACTGAAGTACCGCACTTCTTTTCAAAAAATAATAGATGAAAACAAAGTCATCATGAGAAAATACAAGGACAATCTTGCTTCAGAGCTCGTCAAATATCTAGCGAAGAAAATGTTTGCATGCATACTTGGCGTGGGTTTGATGTTTGGCGTCATGGGATGGTGGGCTTCGATTTTTATACAAATAGCGCTAATTTCTGTAGAAGCCTTAGCACAACGCTTCTTGGGTTGGCAGTTTTATAAGGGTTTTGACGATTATTGGATATCTGCCAGCATTTTCATCGTAATAATATTTATCTTTTTTTGGCGTGACGACGAGATGAAAATGCCCGAACCACAGCTAATTCCCGAATTGGTACCGCCAGACCGTAAGATAATTAATGACGATGTTTTAATTGAGGCAGAAAAGCAGATATCAATAGTTACTGCTTATAAAAAGCGAATACTCGAAGAATACATACTCATAGCTTCTGACATCCACGAGGTGGACAAAATGGAAGGCGTGGAATTTGAGCTTTTTTTAGCGGACGTATTCCGACGGAAAGGATATATGGTGAAATTAACGCCAGCAAGCGGCGACTATGGCGTGGACTTGATAATCATGAAAGGTGAAAGTGAAATCGCCGTCCAATGCAAGAGGTACAGCGGAACCGTTGGAGTTTCGGCTGTGCAAGAAGTCTTTGCGGGCAAATCGTTCTATGATTGCAATGAGGCAATGGTGGTCACGAACTCCACCTTAACGGCGCCCGCCGCCAAAACAGCGCGCAAACTTGGCGTTACGCTGTGGGACCGAAGCAGATTGATTGAAGAACTTGCCCAAACGCAGGCGTCTATTGAGTTTGAGCATTACTTGGAGCGATATTACGCGTGA
- a CDS encoding DinB family protein codes for MYKHIKDFAATWQNETEATMRTLEMLTDESLGQQITSDHRTLGRVAWHLVQTLHEMPSRTGLSFEGPGEDMPVPASAADIASVYKRTSQALLDAIQSSWKDENLLIMSDMYGDQWPNGLMLDILVKHEIHHRGQMTVLMRQAGLRVPDLYGPTKEQWAEYGALPPVI; via the coding sequence ATGTATAAACACATTAAAGATTTTGCCGCAACTTGGCAGAATGAAACGGAAGCAACAATGCGGACACTGGAGATGCTGACCGACGAGTCTCTTGGCCAACAGATAACAAGCGATCATAGAACGCTTGGACGTGTTGCATGGCACCTTGTACAGACGTTGCACGAAATGCCATCTCGGACGGGACTGTCTTTCGAAGGACCGGGCGAAGATATGCCGGTGCCAGCTTCGGCAGCAGACATCGCGTCAGTCTATAAGAGGACCTCACAAGCGCTCCTTGATGCTATACAGTCCAGTTGGAAAGATGAGAATCTGCTTATCATGAGCGATATGTATGGTGATCAATGGCCAAACGGCTTAATGCTGGATATTCTCGTAAAGCATGAGATTCATCATCGTGGTCAGATGACAGTCCTGATGCGTCAGGCAGGCCTTCGTGTGCCGGATCTTTACGGCCCGACAAAAGAGCAGTGGGCCGAGTACGGAGCGCTACCTCCAGTAATTTAG
- a CDS encoding GNAT family N-acetyltransferase, whose protein sequence is MQIESLIYSDKLWQVVAEYAQNCSWNAGVNLAKQMKKCHFSDWERVFAALDGDHIAGYCTLAKTDCIPDVSYTPYIGFVFVGEQYRGNRLSEKLILSALAYAKELGFDKVYLVSDHVNLYEKYGFVKIDEKEAPWGAMETIFMHLT, encoded by the coding sequence ATGCAAATAGAATCGCTTATTTATAGCGATAAGTTGTGGCAAGTCGTTGCTGAGTATGCGCAGAATTGTTCATGGAATGCAGGAGTCAATTTAGCGAAACAAATGAAAAAATGCCATTTTTCAGACTGGGAAAGAGTTTTTGCAGCACTTGATGGTGATCACATTGCTGGTTATTGCACTTTAGCAAAAACCGACTGTATACCTGATGTTTCCTATACACCTTATATCGGGTTTGTGTTTGTGGGAGAGCAGTACAGAGGCAATCGATTAAGTGAAAAGTTGATTTTATCTGCCTTGGCATACGCGAAGGAACTGGGTTTTGATAAGGTATACCTTGTCAGTGACCATGTTAATTTGTACGAAAAATATGGTTTCGTGAAGATAGATGAGAAAGAAGCACCTTGGGGAGCAATGGAGACCATTTTTATGCACCTGACGTAA
- a CDS encoding helix-turn-helix transcriptional regulator, which yields MKNNIRDIRKRMKISQEDLANKCGVTRQTINAIENDKYDPTLTLAFRLSFHLETTVDKLFTFEEDSK from the coding sequence TTGAAGAATAACATTAGGGATATTAGAAAAAGAATGAAGATATCTCAAGAAGACCTTGCAAATAAGTGCGGCGTTACAAGACAAACCATTAATGCCATTGAAAATGATAAATACGATCCCACGTTAACTTTGGCATTTAGATTATCTTTTCATCTTGAAACTACAGTTGACAAATTATTTACTTTCGAGGAGGACTCAAAATGA
- a CDS encoding GNAT family protein: MKERIILSQATLDDVEFIVDKKTCTSLWHFEDSISSDKEAVRKNVVEKINSDWYKQYIIKLDDPKKTPIGELHIHWYVKERESWEIGYCIFPEYRGHGYSVEAAKIALKYAFEDWNAHKVVAMCNEFNIASYKVLERTGMVREGVFREELSWQGKWVNQFFYSILDSDYREMNL, translated from the coding sequence TTGAAAGAAAGAATTATATTATCTCAGGCAACTTTAGACGATGTAGAATTCATTGTTGATAAAAAAACTTGCACTTCCTTATGGCACTTCGAAGATTCTATTTCATCCGATAAGGAAGCAGTTAGGAAGAATGTAGTAGAAAAAATTAATAGTGATTGGTATAAACAATACATAATAAAGCTTGATGATCCAAAAAAAACACCTATAGGAGAACTGCATATTCATTGGTATGTAAAAGAGCGTGAAAGTTGGGAAATTGGTTATTGTATCTTTCCTGAATATCGAGGGCATGGATATTCTGTAGAAGCTGCAAAAATAGCGTTGAAGTATGCTTTTGAAGATTGGAATGCGCATAAAGTGGTTGCTATGTGCAATGAATTCAATATCGCTTCATACAAGGTGTTGGAAAGGACAGGAATGGTCAGAGAAGGGGTATTTAGAGAAGAACTATCCTGGCAAGGTAAATGGGTAAATCAATTCTTTTACAGTATACTGGACAGTGATTATCGAGAAATGAATCTGTAA
- a CDS encoding AraC family transcriptional regulator, producing MSDLSGNFERWKEGGKYLAEYEVTDDSLPPNGWTKWTIPAFKYVVSKCTQESYQDVLKHMLSNYVPKNNYVISGAIQEFYNPKDSSGELYLYFPVVSTTVSPCCC from the coding sequence ATGAGTGACTTGAGTGGAAATTTTGAAAGGTGGAAGGAAGGAGGTAAATATTTAGCAGAATACGAAGTTACTGACGATTCACTTCCTCCAAATGGATGGACGAAGTGGACTATCCCTGCATTCAAATATGTTGTGTCTAAATGTACGCAGGAGTCATATCAAGACGTTTTGAAACACATGCTTTCGAACTACGTGCCAAAGAACAATTATGTAATTTCCGGAGCAATTCAAGAGTTTTATAATCCAAAAGATAGTAGTGGAGAATTGTATTTATACTTTCCTGTTGTTTCCACGACAGTTTCTCCTTGTTGTTGTTAA
- a CDS encoding GNAT family N-acetyltransferase: MLSEVFLVSPTMELRNEYLLFYQEWVESGEDMVPWVISKDPSDFKAMVQSLVDSSTGEGLPEGWVPDTTFWLVTNNNKIVGAVNIRHKLTQKLLNCGGHIGYGIRPSERRKGCATKLLASSLEKAKELGINKVLVVCDESNLASERTILKNGGVADARYVEEDGNVIKRFWIDV; the protein is encoded by the coding sequence ATGTTGAGTGAAGTGTTTTTGGTAAGTCCAACTATGGAATTAAGGAATGAATACCTCTTATTCTATCAAGAGTGGGTAGAAAGCGGGGAAGATATGGTTCCTTGGGTCATAAGTAAAGACCCTTCAGATTTTAAAGCGATGGTTCAATCTTTAGTTGATTCTTCAACAGGAGAAGGTCTTCCAGAGGGATGGGTACCTGACACAACATTTTGGTTAGTAACAAACAATAATAAAATTGTAGGTGCTGTGAACATTAGGCATAAATTGACACAAAAACTGCTGAACTGTGGTGGGCATATAGGTTATGGAATCCGCCCATCGGAAAGACGAAAAGGATGTGCAACTAAATTATTAGCATCATCATTGGAAAAAGCAAAGGAACTAGGGATAAATAAAGTCCTTGTTGTTTGCGATGAAAGTAATTTAGCATCTGAAAGAACAATTCTAAAGAATGGCGGAGTAGCAGACGCAAGATATGTGGAAGAAGACGGAAACGTTATAAAAAGATTCTGGATTGATGTGTAA
- a CDS encoding GNAT family N-acetyltransferase has translation MISVSQMKFEDSFRLRDIDRSETIDLIYKCKNGFLEEIMAEHECPNWVEDEYNEIISRYEHELNNGGTAFGAYNGDKLVGFGVLANKFRGKEHNQLQIDLMYVTREYRRQGIASRILDALSKEAIEKGAEYLYISSTETESAVKFYSSHDSRITSEVDEELFEKEPNDIHMIKRL, from the coding sequence ATGATTTCAGTCAGTCAAATGAAATTCGAAGATTCTTTTAGGCTACGTGATATTGATCGTTCAGAAACGATAGATCTCATCTATAAATGCAAGAACGGATTTCTTGAGGAAATTATGGCAGAGCATGAATGCCCTAATTGGGTAGAAGACGAATATAATGAAATTATTTCACGGTATGAGCATGAACTCAACAACGGTGGGACGGCGTTCGGTGCGTACAATGGGGATAAATTGGTTGGATTCGGTGTCTTAGCTAATAAATTTAGAGGGAAAGAGCATAACCAACTTCAGATAGATCTTATGTATGTAACCCGCGAGTACCGCAGACAAGGAATAGCTAGCCGAATATTGGACGCGTTAAGTAAAGAGGCAATTGAAAAAGGAGCGGAGTACTTATATATCTCCTCTACTGAAACTGAATCCGCCGTAAAGTTTTATTCAAGTCATGATTCTAGAATCACGTCAGAAGTTGATGAAGAGTTATTTGAAAAAGAACCAAATGACATACATATGATTAAGAGACTTTGA
- a CDS encoding class I SAM-dependent methyltransferase, with protein sequence MDKNSVYRTNIIGAGEVGSAISVDMDKNVIHETNSLFWDTKGNDILGATALPLYGAFVSEEKCQLFGDVSGKKMLEIGCGSGQSLQYHGERKASELWGMDLSENQIEKTRQYLTACGLSAKLIYSPMEEKCGIPEDYFDFVYSIYAIGWTTDLEGTFSRIASYLKKDGVFIFSWSHPIHKCVVAENDMLVFKKCYFDESWYSVSLDESTLTLSDRKLSTYVNALSKAGFVIEEMIEQSDDEIMQSRDDNDDFAKKAKMLPVTFVIKARKL encoded by the coding sequence ATGGATAAGAATTCTGTTTATAGAACAAACATTATAGGCGCTGGCGAGGTTGGCAGCGCCATCTCGGTCGACATGGACAAGAATGTTATTCATGAAACAAACAGCTTATTTTGGGATACAAAAGGAAATGATATTTTAGGAGCAACCGCACTTCCTTTATATGGAGCATTTGTCTCAGAAGAAAAATGCCAACTTTTTGGCGATGTTTCAGGAAAAAAGATGCTGGAGATAGGCTGTGGAAGCGGTCAATCTTTGCAATATCACGGGGAACGCAAAGCATCTGAACTATGGGGTATGGATCTATCAGAAAACCAAATCGAAAAGACAAGGCAATATTTGACGGCGTGCGGTCTTTCAGCAAAATTAATCTATTCTCCCATGGAAGAAAAATGTGGCATACCTGAAGATTATTTTGACTTTGTTTATTCGATTTATGCGATAGGCTGGACAACCGACCTTGAGGGTACTTTTAGCAGGATTGCTTCTTACCTAAAAAAAGACGGCGTATTTATTTTCAGTTGGTCTCACCCTATACACAAATGTGTTGTTGCAGAAAATGATATGCTTGTTTTTAAAAAATGTTATTTCGATGAATCTTGGTATTCGGTATCTCTTGACGAAAGTACGCTAACACTATCGGACCGTAAACTATCAACTTATGTGAATGCGCTCTCAAAAGCGGGTTTTGTCATTGAAGAAATGATTGAGCAATCTGATGATGAAATTATGCAATCGCGAGACGATAACGACGATTTTGCAAAAAAAGCAAAGATGCTTCCTGTAACTTTTGTAATCAAAGCAAGAAAACTATAG
- a CDS encoding helix-turn-helix domain-containing protein, whose amino-acid sequence MDKKEFIKLVNAKIKLIRIENDLSQDKMSEIIGLSKKTLVEIEKGRSTLTWAGAVCVATLFEHSEIIQMTFGDAVNEIIKTVAFTHYTNSPPKTLGGKVWWRQIRELNGYKIQQNVLSQHYRMLDKENGRICSSFELDEIEKRFTELIKSLE is encoded by the coding sequence TTGGATAAAAAAGAGTTTATTAAACTGGTAAATGCTAAAATAAAGCTCATCCGTATTGAAAACGATTTATCACAGGACAAAATGTCTGAAATTATCGGTTTATCAAAGAAAACATTAGTAGAAATCGAAAAAGGTAGAAGCACCCTCACATGGGCAGGTGCAGTTTGTGTCGCAACGCTTTTTGAACATAGCGAGATTATCCAGATGACGTTTGGGGATGCTGTTAACGAAATTATCAAGACAGTCGCTTTTACACATTACACCAATAGTCCCCCCAAGACTCTAGGAGGGAAAGTATGGTGGCGACAAATAAGAGAGTTAAATGGTTATAAAATACAACAAAATGTTCTTTCTCAACATTATAGAATGCTAGATAAAGAGAACGGTAGAATATGTAGTTCATTTGAATTGGATGAAATCGAAAAAAGATTTACGGAACTGATAAAATCGTTGGAGTAG
- a CDS encoding phosphotransferase produces MLNTQDIAIEALNCYSITYQSIAHIGQNANTIYKVTDKESNCYSLRIHLSKNDSMESIWSEEKVIHSEMIWLESLTNDTDLVLPSPIKNNIGEYVTKIAEMNCTLVKWVDGEQKQFVPTVNDAECVGELIGKLHKQSSFWKIPPSFTRPSFDTSRISQSLEKLKQLANGGELNKNDVEILQLAGECAILMMNDIERTPGNWGIIHADLIPSNFVFHEQEARAIDFGACGFGYYLFDLGWTLSYIHPAFRSQLLKSYEKQFDLPHNYVQQLEGFFLAAQLETMNFWLGLPESNEWLPSHISKLASREFKLYVNKEEFLLSGTPYWE; encoded by the coding sequence GTGCTAAATACTCAGGATATTGCAATAGAAGCATTAAATTGTTATTCAATTACTTATCAATCAATAGCTCATATTGGCCAAAATGCAAACACCATCTATAAAGTGACAGATAAAGAAAGTAACTGCTACAGTTTGCGAATACATCTATCAAAAAATGATTCGATGGAAAGTATTTGGTCTGAGGAAAAAGTCATCCATTCAGAAATGATTTGGCTGGAATCATTAACAAATGATACTGATCTGGTGTTGCCATCACCTATAAAAAATAACATTGGTGAATATGTTACTAAGATAGCCGAAATGAACTGTACATTGGTAAAATGGGTTGATGGTGAGCAAAAACAATTTGTTCCAACAGTCAATGATGCCGAGTGCGTAGGCGAATTGATCGGAAAGCTTCATAAACAATCATCTTTTTGGAAGATTCCGCCATCATTTACTCGACCGTCCTTTGATACTTCTAGAATTTCACAATCATTAGAAAAGCTCAAACAGCTTGCTAACGGTGGTGAGCTCAATAAAAATGATGTGGAAATTCTGCAATTGGCCGGAGAGTGTGCAATTTTAATGATGAACGACATAGAAAGAACACCTGGCAATTGGGGGATAATTCACGCAGATTTGATTCCAAGTAATTTTGTGTTTCATGAACAAGAAGCTAGAGCCATTGATTTTGGAGCTTGCGGGTTCGGATATTATTTATTCGATTTAGGTTGGACACTTTCTTATATCCACCCAGCGTTCAGAAGCCAGTTGCTAAAATCATACGAAAAACAATTCGACCTGCCTCATAACTATGTTCAACAATTGGAAGGCTTCTTTTTAGCAGCCCAACTCGAAACAATGAATTTTTGGCTTGGGTTGCCTGAATCTAATGAGTGGTTACCCAGTCACATTAGTAAATTAGCAAGTCGGGAATTTAAGTTATATGTAAATAAAGAAGAATTTCTCTTAAGTGGTACTCCTTACTGGGAGTAG
- a CDS encoding GNAT family N-acetyltransferase: MYDICIKEITKDNWEEAFELSVHESQKTFVPNVAESLAFAYIKPWDEALDPYVLYENNRIVGAFYISYTPDSEDNYWICGFQIDKALQGKGYGKQSLNKIIEFIKEKHRKCKVISLTVEKENKQAIDLYEKAGFISQNQVNSYQQPIYKLKLE; this comes from the coding sequence ATGTATGATATTTGTATTAAAGAAATTACAAAGGATAATTGGGAAGAAGCATTTGAGCTATCAGTACACGAGAGCCAAAAAACTTTTGTTCCTAATGTTGCAGAATCACTAGCGTTTGCTTATATAAAACCTTGGGATGAGGCTTTAGACCCTTATGTTTTGTATGAGAATAATAGAATTGTTGGTGCGTTTTATATTAGCTATACACCAGACAGTGAGGATAATTATTGGATTTGTGGATTTCAGATTGATAAGGCACTTCAAGGTAAAGGGTACGGAAAACAGTCTTTAAATAAAATTATTGAATTTATAAAAGAAAAACACCGTAAATGTAAGGTTATATCTTTAACAGTAGAGAAAGAAAACAAGCAAGCTATCGATTTATATGAGAAAGCGGGGTTTATAAGCCAAAATCAAGTAAATAGCTATCAGCAACCTATATATAAGTTAAAGCTTGAATAA
- a CDS encoding GNAT family N-acetyltransferase: protein MIELSKEEYANVLPLLKNLAYEPVFAYSVIDQNQSGKVFVDSSVNPTCSLIINSYGQYFLARSGDNERFMNDVVGFLLNDQNHSNYYDLYASTPELLFQISERLAGKTVLLHRSSFTFDLSKFQHLKTLNALPEQFVLERMDDTLFDKYKNEMDSSYDSLWSSAQQFMDRGFGYCVLKDDHFASICNSFFVGRGYADLDIVTVEEYRNQGLASLTGTAFIKHCLNHNLVPNYNCDAGNQRSIQLATKLGFVKNNNYPMLWWHQDQSIISDYLQRFNYSNHSIE from the coding sequence ATGATAGAATTATCTAAAGAAGAGTACGCTAACGTTTTGCCGCTGCTGAAAAATCTAGCGTATGAACCTGTGTTCGCATATTCCGTTATTGACCAAAATCAATCTGGAAAAGTGTTTGTTGATTCCAGCGTAAATCCTACCTGCAGTCTTATTATCAATTCATATGGACAATATTTTTTGGCCAGGAGTGGAGACAATGAACGCTTCATGAATGATGTAGTTGGTTTTTTGCTAAATGATCAAAACCATTCAAATTACTACGATCTTTATGCTTCAACACCAGAACTATTATTTCAAATTAGCGAAAGATTAGCGGGAAAGACTGTATTATTACACCGATCTTCTTTTACTTTCGATCTATCCAAATTCCAACATCTAAAAACCCTTAACGCATTGCCAGAACAATTTGTACTGGAACGAATGGACGATACGCTGTTCGATAAATATAAGAATGAAATGGACTCCTCATATGACTCGCTATGGAGTTCGGCACAACAGTTTATGGATCGAGGGTTTGGTTATTGCGTTCTGAAGGATGATCATTTTGCAAGTATTTGCAATTCTTTTTTTGTAGGTAGAGGGTACGCAGATCTCGATATTGTAACCGTGGAGGAATACCGGAATCAAGGGTTAGCATCACTTACGGGTACAGCTTTTATCAAACATTGTTTGAACCATAATTTAGTACCGAATTATAATTGTGACGCAGGTAATCAACGATCGATCCAGTTAGCGACAAAGTTAGGGTTTGTGAAAAACAATAATTATCCAATGTTATGGTGGCATCAGGATCAGAGTATAATAAGTGATTATTTGCAAAGATTCAATTATTCAAACCATTCAATCGAGTAG
- a CDS encoding NUDIX hydrolase → MGYIQNIRKKIGHDRLIAVGAGIFVYKDGKVLLQKRKDNLCWALHGGVVEMGEKVEDAAKRELFEETGLVANKLELLGVFSGDDRMYTYTNGDEVYMIGIIYVCNDFSGKLLSETDETLEIKWFDIDNLPQEINPPNIKPLATFVDFIKRT, encoded by the coding sequence ATGGGATACATACAAAACATACGAAAAAAAATTGGTCATGACAGGTTGATTGCTGTGGGCGCAGGTATCTTCGTTTATAAAGATGGAAAAGTGCTTTTGCAGAAGCGAAAAGATAATTTGTGTTGGGCATTGCATGGCGGTGTTGTTGAAATGGGTGAAAAAGTCGAAGACGCCGCAAAACGTGAGTTATTTGAGGAAACAGGCTTAGTTGCCAATAAACTTGAACTATTAGGGGTTTTCTCAGGTGATGATAGGATGTATACATACACCAACGGCGATGAAGTATACATGATAGGAATCATTTATGTGTGCAATGATTTTTCAGGGAAGTTATTATCAGAAACCGACGAAACTTTGGAAATTAAATGGTTTGACATTGATAATTTGCCGCAGGAAATAAACCCACCAAACATAAAACCTCTGGCAACATTCGTTGATTTTATTAAACGCACATAA
- a CDS encoding sigma-70 family RNA polymerase sigma factor has protein sequence MNKQHADRVIKDYIKPLYGFALNKTGKIAEAEELAGRITLEVYQALLKKTELLDLNSYVFKIAHYVWARFVGEKVKASNQMRIDDYEVLAGDEGFDEIIRQETAGALRREIAFLSHQQREIVVKYYYGRMKISEIAAEMGLSSGTIKWHLFEAKKELKHKMNTIRSMGNLGINPIRMTGLGHNGSPGTKGDTADFLATAIRQNIAFSTYHKPLTVNEIAEELGISPVFIEDEIELLEEYGFMDKLSGRKYRTNMYIDDPSPMKSEVLYPLFKEYAEIAVEHYFKMFFSMDEVFQETGVYIPGGDVNLLLWSLIPYAGNQLSFKELNRVSHEEVSVSRKDGGHYAAHATIHREFDVSFDPKQYYYSGDMNRDSDELALKAWQVDTWWCGRQDSWRDNLSSDFISLMHVINGDLPQNDVNIDAYRRLFDKQYLLRTESDLEVNIVYCKDKQTGERLHAAIPQPSERIKEAATKLDQAVYQVNLDGQPDHAHKYVRYWSQNCMASGTILAFVLKYLVDISMLKVPDPHRRNGISTIMFMNQS, from the coding sequence ATGAATAAACAACATGCTGACCGTGTCATCAAGGATTACATCAAGCCGCTATATGGTTTTGCTTTGAACAAAACGGGAAAGATCGCCGAAGCTGAGGAGCTGGCGGGAAGAATTACGCTGGAAGTATACCAAGCGCTTCTCAAAAAGACAGAGTTACTGGATCTGAACAGCTACGTCTTTAAGATTGCGCATTATGTGTGGGCGAGATTCGTAGGCGAGAAAGTAAAAGCTTCCAACCAAATGCGGATTGATGACTATGAGGTGTTGGCCGGAGACGAGGGCTTCGACGAGATCATCCGTCAAGAAACGGCTGGTGCATTGCGGCGGGAAATAGCTTTTTTATCTCACCAGCAACGGGAAATCGTTGTCAAGTACTATTACGGTCGAATGAAAATTAGCGAAATCGCGGCTGAGATGGGTCTTTCTAGCGGCACGATCAAATGGCACTTATTCGAAGCGAAAAAGGAGCTGAAACACAAGATGAACACAATTCGATCGATGGGTAATCTCGGCATCAATCCGATTCGCATGACAGGTTTAGGGCATAACGGATCCCCAGGAACCAAAGGCGACACCGCCGACTTTTTAGCGACGGCGATCAGACAAAACATCGCTTTCTCAACTTATCACAAGCCGCTCACGGTTAATGAAATCGCCGAAGAACTGGGCATTTCACCTGTATTTATCGAGGATGAAATCGAACTACTGGAAGAATATGGTTTTATGGATAAATTATCGGGTAGAAAGTATCGTACCAATATGTACATTGATGATCCGTCCCCAATGAAAAGCGAGGTACTGTACCCATTGTTCAAAGAATATGCGGAGATTGCGGTTGAGCATTATTTCAAAATGTTTTTCTCGATGGATGAAGTGTTCCAAGAGACAGGTGTCTACATTCCAGGCGGCGATGTCAATCTACTGTTGTGGAGCCTCATTCCGTATGCTGGTAATCAATTGAGCTTCAAAGAACTCAATAGGGTTAGCCATGAAGAGGTTTCCGTCAGCCGCAAAGATGGCGGCCATTACGCCGCTCATGCAACGATCCACAGAGAATTTGACGTCAGTTTTGATCCTAAACAATATTATTATAGTGGAGATATGAATCGGGATTCGGATGAGCTTGCACTAAAGGCATGGCAGGTCGATACGTGGTGGTGCGGCAGACAGGACAGTTGGCGAGACAATCTGAGTTCGGATTTCATCAGTCTGATGCATGTGATCAATGGAGATTTACCGCAAAACGATGTGAACATTGACGCCTATCGCCGTCTTTTCGACAAACAATATTTGCTGCGAACGGAATCTGACCTTGAAGTTAACATTGTTTATTGCAAGGATAAGCAAACAGGAGAACGACTGCATGCGGCGATTCCGCAACCGTCCGAACGAATCAAAGAAGCTGCCACGAAATTAGATCAAGCTGTTTATCAAGTGAACCTCGATGGACAACCAGATCATGCGCATAAATATGTGCGTTACTGGTCACAGAACTGCATGGCGTCGGGAACAATACTTGCTTTCGTACTCAAATATTTAGTCGACATCAGCATGTTAAAAGTTCCTGATCCGCATCGGAGAAATGGCATTTCCACAATCATGTTCATGAATCAAAGCTAG